From the Serratia nematodiphila DZ0503SBS1 genome, one window contains:
- a CDS encoding ABC transporter substrate-binding protein produces the protein MKTTFKRTVLSLLLASSTLAPLAAGHAAEGDVPFKAAVKAAADPALHDSLPEAIKKAGYIVAGTNPNTPPTTFYQADNKTLAGREIDVMSAIADRLGVAIHWKDTGGFDNIIPGLKSGRYDVALANIDANKKRFQQVDFVGYYHASKLALIARKDAAPGPYTELAQLCGQTVGAGAGTSQITRLQQASDQCVAAGKPAITMPIFPDRPAGVQAVISGRVPMFFGPYEGLRYQATHVKPLTLAGDINIDGTTVAIALPKGSELVKPVQAALNSLIADGSYQKILDGWDIGFGAVKTAGINEEIAK, from the coding sequence ATGAAAACCACATTCAAACGCACCGTACTGTCCCTGCTGTTGGCTTCCTCCACGCTGGCGCCGTTGGCAGCCGGTCATGCCGCTGAAGGCGATGTTCCCTTCAAGGCTGCGGTGAAAGCTGCCGCCGATCCCGCGCTGCACGACAGCCTGCCTGAAGCGATCAAAAAGGCCGGCTATATCGTTGCCGGCACCAACCCGAACACCCCGCCGACCACCTTTTACCAGGCGGACAATAAAACGCTGGCCGGGCGTGAAATCGACGTGATGAGCGCGATTGCCGATCGCCTGGGCGTGGCGATCCACTGGAAGGACACCGGCGGCTTCGACAACATCATCCCCGGCCTGAAGTCCGGCCGTTATGACGTCGCGCTGGCCAACATTGACGCCAACAAAAAGCGCTTCCAACAGGTGGACTTCGTCGGCTATTACCACGCTTCCAAGCTGGCCTTGATCGCGCGCAAAGATGCCGCGCCAGGCCCTTACACCGAGCTGGCGCAGCTGTGCGGCCAGACCGTCGGCGCCGGCGCAGGCACCTCGCAGATCACCCGCCTGCAGCAGGCCAGCGATCAATGCGTCGCCGCCGGCAAGCCGGCCATCACCATGCCGATCTTCCCGGACCGCCCGGCCGGGGTGCAAGCGGTGATCAGCGGCCGCGTACCGATGTTTTTCGGCCCGTATGAAGGGTTGCGCTACCAGGCCACCCACGTTAAACCGCTGACGCTGGCCGGTGATATCAACATTGACGGCACCACGGTGGCCATCGCCCTGCCGAAAGGCTCCGAACTGGTGAAACCGGTGCAGGCGGCGCTGAATTCTCTGATCGCCGACGGCAGTTACCAGAAAATCCTCGACGGCTGGGATATCGGTTTTGGTGCAGTGAAAACCGCCGGCATCAATGAAGAGATCGCCAAATGA
- a CDS encoding amino acid ABC transporter permease yields the protein MSGQHPVDDAELSIVGHRHYGRWLSALVVLLIVGVIINSMLHNPRFEWAVVAENLTEASILNGVLMTLKLTVISVVFGFAGGVLLAMMRLSANPVLAAVSWFYTWFFRAVPMLVQLFLWYNIAALYPRISLWIPFLGEVASAPTNTLISTFSAAVIALVMHQSAYAAEIVRAGIQSVGSGQLEAAKALGYRRGQILWRVVLPQAMRTILPPAGNEVIGQLKTTAVVSVIALQDVLYSAQIIYQRTYEVIPLLLVATLWYLAMTSILSIGQYYVERYFGRGTQATRRGGFFLNRKAPQGGEQ from the coding sequence ATGAGTGGGCAACACCCTGTCGACGACGCGGAACTGAGCATCGTCGGCCATCGGCATTACGGGCGCTGGCTCAGCGCCCTGGTTGTGCTGTTGATCGTCGGCGTTATCATCAATTCCATGCTGCACAACCCGCGCTTTGAATGGGCGGTGGTGGCGGAAAACCTCACCGAGGCTTCCATCCTCAACGGCGTGCTCATGACGCTTAAGCTGACGGTGATTTCGGTGGTGTTCGGCTTCGCCGGTGGCGTGCTGCTGGCGATGATGCGCCTGTCGGCCAATCCGGTATTGGCTGCGGTAAGCTGGTTCTACACCTGGTTCTTCCGTGCGGTGCCGATGCTGGTGCAGCTGTTCCTTTGGTACAACATCGCCGCGCTTTATCCGCGCATCAGCCTGTGGATCCCGTTTCTTGGCGAAGTCGCCAGCGCGCCGACCAATACCCTTATCAGCACCTTCAGCGCGGCGGTGATCGCGCTGGTGATGCATCAGTCGGCCTATGCGGCGGAGATCGTGCGCGCAGGCATCCAAAGCGTCGGCAGCGGCCAGCTGGAAGCCGCCAAAGCGCTGGGATACCGTCGTGGGCAAATCCTGTGGCGCGTGGTATTGCCGCAGGCGATGCGCACCATCCTGCCGCCGGCGGGCAATGAGGTGATCGGGCAGTTGAAAACCACCGCGGTGGTGTCGGTGATTGCCCTGCAGGACGTGCTGTATTCGGCGCAGATCATTTACCAACGCACCTACGAGGTCATCCCGCTGCTGCTGGTCGCCACCCTGTGGTATCTGGCCATGACTTCGATTCTGTCGATTGGCCAATACTACGTGGAGCGCTATTTTGGCCGCGGCACGCAGGCAACGCGCCGCGGCGGGTTCTTCCTCAACCGCAAAGCCCCTCAGGGAGGTGAACAATGA
- a CDS encoding amino acid ABC transporter ATP-binding protein, which yields MSASIHINRVRKSFSGTDVLKNISLTIPAGSVTVILGPSGSGKSTLLRCINHLEKLDGGTIRVGEQLIGYRQKGRHLYELKEAEVAEQRKSIGMVFQQFNLFAHRTVLQNVSDAPLRVKKEKKAEVQERAKQLLARVGLEHRINAWPRELSGGQQQRVAIARALAMNPQVLLFDEPTSALDPELVGEVLQVMKDLAHSGMTMVVVTHEIGFAREVADQIVFMDQGKVVETGSVQQVLDAPGHERTRNFLATVL from the coding sequence ATGAGCGCATCCATCCACATCAACCGGGTGCGGAAATCCTTTTCCGGCACCGACGTGTTGAAAAACATCAGCCTGACCATCCCGGCAGGCTCGGTGACGGTGATCCTCGGCCCTTCCGGCTCCGGCAAATCCACCCTGTTGCGCTGCATCAACCACCTGGAAAAGCTGGACGGCGGCACCATTCGCGTTGGCGAACAGCTGATCGGCTATCGTCAAAAAGGCCGGCATCTGTACGAGCTGAAAGAAGCCGAGGTGGCCGAACAGCGTAAAAGCATCGGCATGGTATTTCAGCAGTTCAACTTGTTTGCGCACCGCACCGTGTTGCAAAACGTCAGCGACGCGCCGCTGCGGGTGAAAAAGGAAAAAAAAGCCGAGGTGCAGGAACGGGCGAAGCAGCTGCTGGCCCGCGTCGGGCTGGAACATCGCATCAACGCCTGGCCGCGAGAACTGTCCGGCGGCCAGCAACAACGCGTCGCCATCGCCCGCGCGCTGGCGATGAACCCGCAGGTGTTACTGTTTGATGAACCGACCTCCGCCCTCGATCCTGAATTGGTTGGCGAAGTGCTGCAGGTGATGAAAGACCTGGCGCATTCGGGCATGACCATGGTGGTGGTCACGCACGAAATCGGCTTCGCCCGCGAAGTGGCCGACCAGATTGTCTTTATGGATCAGGGAAAGGTGGTTGAAACGGGCAGCGTGCAGCAGGTTCTGGATGCGCCGGGACATGAGAGGACGCGCAACTTCCTGGCGACGGTATTGTAG
- a CDS encoding AcrZ family multidrug efflux pump-associated protein, producing MLEMLESLATVVVLVPVMVAVLLGAIYGLGEVFNVFSAIGRKKNG from the coding sequence ATGTTAGAAATGCTTGAAAGCTTGGCCACCGTGGTGGTCCTGGTGCCGGTAATGGTGGCCGTCTTGCTCGGCGCGATTTACGGCTTGGGTGAAGTGTTCAACGTCTTTTCCGCTATCGGCCGCAAAAAAAACGGCTGA
- a CDS encoding Rrf2 family transcriptional regulator → MSTSTRFAVAIHILTNITLCRGQTVRSEDIARSVNTNPTVVRRILGALAEAGLTYSQMGQGGGALLARPAEAISLLDVYRAVEDQPYFMLHRARPNDACYIGHAITPVLEQEFARVGHALEASLAQTSIAEMAGQVERQAGYPFVPCSAQYQADTQ, encoded by the coding sequence GTGTCTACCTCTACGCGATTTGCCGTTGCCATCCATATTCTGACCAACATCACGCTGTGTCGTGGCCAGACGGTGCGTTCCGAAGATATCGCGCGCAGCGTCAACACCAACCCGACGGTGGTGCGGCGGATCCTCGGCGCGCTGGCGGAGGCCGGGCTGACCTATTCGCAGATGGGGCAAGGCGGCGGGGCGCTGCTGGCGCGGCCGGCAGAAGCGATCTCGCTGCTGGACGTGTATCGCGCGGTGGAGGATCAACCCTATTTCATGCTGCACCGCGCCCGGCCTAACGATGCGTGTTATATCGGCCACGCGATTACCCCGGTGCTGGAGCAAGAGTTTGCGCGCGTTGGTCACGCGCTGGAGGCCAGCCTGGCGCAAACCAGCATCGCCGAAATGGCCGGGCAGGTCGAGCGGCAAGCCGGCTATCCTTTTGTCCCTTGTTCAGCGCAATATCAAGCGGATACGCAATAA
- a CDS encoding DUF427 domain-containing protein, which produces MSDLVSASGKPVKIPGPDHPITLTRHPTLVVVRAAGKTLADSRNALILQEATYPPVFYFPREDVNMALLQKNEHVSYCPYKGDCSYFTFTLNGAQGANTAWSYEMPYNAVVAIKDYLAFYPDKVTEISTEA; this is translated from the coding sequence ATGTCCGATCTCGTTTCCGCGTCCGGCAAACCGGTGAAAATCCCCGGCCCGGATCACCCGATCACCTTGACCCGTCATCCGACGCTGGTCGTGGTGCGTGCTGCCGGGAAAACCCTGGCCGACAGTCGCAATGCGCTCATCCTGCAGGAAGCCACCTATCCGCCGGTGTTTTACTTTCCGCGTGAGGACGTGAATATGGCGCTGTTGCAGAAAAACGAGCACGTCAGCTACTGCCCGTATAAGGGCGACTGCAGTTATTTCACCTTCACGCTGAACGGCGCACAGGGGGCCAATACGGCCTGGAGCTATGAAATGCCTTACAACGCCGTGGTGGCGATCAAGGATTATCTGGCATTTTATCCCGACAAAGTGACAGAAATCAGTACTGAAGCCTGA
- the osmB gene encoding osmotically-inducible lipoprotein OsmB encodes MNIKRAAGVLVVVMATLSVTACGHMSNRDRNTAIGAGVGAVGGAVLTDGSTLGTLGGAALGGIIGHQTSR; translated from the coding sequence ATGAATATTAAACGTGCCGCAGGTGTGTTGGTGGTGGTGATGGCGACGCTTTCCGTTACCGCATGTGGGCATATGTCCAATCGCGATCGCAACACGGCGATCGGCGCGGGCGTCGGCGCGGTCGGCGGCGCAGTGCTGACCGACGGCAGCACGCTGGGCACCCTCGGCGGCGCGGCGCTGGGCGGCATTATCGGCCACCAGACCAGCCGTTAA
- a CDS encoding methyl-accepting chemotaxis protein, protein MGLLGGVICVIALFSLLQLFSTVFISTILHDAKVNLVTGDGLHRQQATMDRARLSLLTASDTLNRAGIYYLQDKVTGSDGSWHSLLDESLAALEASKQAFARFERLSAAAPEAAGALKDSYRLFYDGLKEQAQGLQSSASIDAFFAVPIQAFQADFNEKYLAYQALNEQHGNDVNVRQLAALEQANTFALGALAALALIAVGVWFGVARWVIAPLQRAIVHLNVLAAGDLSRPLPPERALNREMRQLQTSIGHMQGGLQRLVSEVRDAASGILNGVERLADGNRQLTAQSAKQNGELQLATEHVQQLAARVEENGQYAQQASQRTEQARQCAGAGEQMMQTVNVSMHGIVNQSAEMRGIVALIDSVAFQTHILALNAAIEAAHAGVHGRGFAIVAKEVGLLAQKSSHSTRDIQQLIGRSLQQIDQGSQAVERLTGNLRKIIDLVNKCSALMGEISLASFNQGESIQDVTARITALNQVAQQTGAVVSAVTEASQLLQGESERLDKAMARFRLPVQ, encoded by the coding sequence ATGGGCTTATTAGGCGGCGTAATTTGCGTTATTGCGCTATTTTCTCTGCTGCAATTGTTTTCCACCGTATTTATTTCCACTATTCTGCACGACGCCAAGGTTAACCTGGTGACGGGAGACGGGTTGCATCGCCAGCAGGCGACGATGGATCGCGCCAGACTGTCGCTGCTGACGGCCAGCGACACCCTGAACCGTGCGGGCATCTATTATCTGCAGGACAAAGTCACTGGCTCCGACGGCAGTTGGCATAGCCTGCTGGATGAATCGTTGGCGGCGTTGGAGGCTTCAAAGCAGGCCTTTGCCCGGTTCGAGCGCTTGAGCGCGGCCGCGCCCGAAGCGGCGGGCGCTCTGAAAGACAGTTATCGCCTGTTCTATGACGGTCTGAAGGAACAGGCGCAAGGGTTGCAAAGCAGCGCCAGCATCGATGCGTTTTTCGCCGTGCCGATCCAGGCGTTTCAGGCGGATTTCAACGAAAAGTACCTCGCTTATCAGGCGCTGAACGAACAGCATGGCAATGACGTCAACGTGCGGCAATTGGCGGCGCTGGAGCAGGCCAATACCTTTGCGCTTGGCGCATTGGCCGCGCTGGCGCTGATCGCCGTGGGGGTGTGGTTCGGCGTCGCCCGCTGGGTGATAGCGCCGCTGCAGCGGGCAATTGTCCACCTCAACGTGCTGGCCGCCGGCGATCTTTCGCGGCCGCTGCCGCCTGAGCGGGCGTTGAACCGCGAGATGCGTCAGCTGCAAACCAGCATTGGCCACATGCAGGGCGGTCTGCAGCGCCTGGTAAGCGAGGTGCGCGATGCGGCGAGCGGGATCCTGAACGGCGTCGAGCGGCTGGCGGACGGCAATCGACAGTTGACGGCACAGTCGGCGAAGCAGAACGGGGAACTGCAGTTGGCGACCGAGCACGTGCAGCAGTTGGCGGCGCGGGTGGAAGAAAACGGCCAATACGCGCAGCAGGCCAGCCAACGAACCGAACAGGCCCGGCAGTGCGCCGGCGCCGGTGAGCAGATGATGCAAACCGTCAATGTTTCGATGCACGGGATCGTCAACCAATCGGCTGAGATGCGCGGCATTGTCGCGCTGATCGACAGCGTGGCGTTTCAGACCCATATTCTGGCGTTGAATGCGGCGATCGAGGCCGCGCACGCCGGCGTTCACGGCCGCGGTTTCGCCATCGTGGCTAAAGAAGTGGGCTTGCTGGCGCAAAAGAGCAGCCATTCGACGCGCGATATTCAGCAGTTGATCGGTCGCTCATTGCAGCAAATCGATCAAGGTTCGCAGGCGGTCGAACGGCTGACGGGTAACCTGCGCAAAATTATCGATCTGGTGAACAAATGCAGTGCGCTGATGGGGGAAATCTCGCTGGCGTCGTTCAATCAAGGGGAGAGCATCCAGGACGTGACGGCGCGCATCACCGCGCTGAATCAGGTGGCGCAGCAAACCGGCGCCGTGGTGAGCGCGGTGACCGAGGCTTCGCAGTTGCTGCAGGGGGAGTCGGAACGATTGGATAAAGCGATGGCGCGCTTCAGGCTGCCGGTGCAATAA